A window of Nocardia arthritidis genomic DNA:
GTTGTTCATGCAGTGTCGAGTCGACCCCATCGTCCACAAGTGGGGTACACAGGGCGAAACATGCGTTCAGCAGCGAGCTGGCGATCCCTGCGCGGATCTGGGGGTGCGCGATGAGGTCTGTGTCAAGGCTGTCGAGTTGAGCGGTGAGATCGACGGTGCGATGGAGATGGGCAAGGACTTCGACACGGTAGGTGGAAAGATTGATTCGCTGCAGATGGTCGCGTCTGTCGAGGTCGGCGAGGGTCGTGTCGATCACCTCGAGTGCTCGCTCGTCTTGGCGTTCCGCGACGAGGGTATTGATCTCGGAGTTGGTGTCGATCGACAGCGCACGAGCGTCGGCGGGGAATTCCGTCGACAAGGCCCGCACGCGCCGTTGTAGATCTCGCAACGGTTCGATGTTCTGGAAAGTGACATGCGACTTGTTCAAGGAGGTGTCGACCCATGCCTGCAGTCCATGGCGGACTAGTTCAGCGTCCCAGTCGCGATCGTCGTTAGCTGCCGCCTGTTCGAGGGCCTCGATCGCGGTTGTGGCGTGGGGAAGAATCTCTTGCTGTGCACGATCGAGGAGGCGCAGTGTTTGGATCAGTTGGGCTGAGGTCTTCGCGATCAGACGGTATTCTCGATTTGGTTGCGCGAGTAGCAGATTCATCTCGAAATTCAGCCAGCGCGCCGCTTCGGTGCTGCGCCCTTGTATATCGAGCAGGTTCGCCTGATTGCCCGCGAGGGTGGCCGCGTATCTGATCGCTTGCTTGTTCCGTCCGGCCCATTCGCCGGCATGGGCGAGCACCGCCAGCGAATGAGGCTGCAGGGTGACCGCCTCAGCGTATCGGTGCGTAATCAGGTAGTAGTCGAGCCAAGAACCGAGGTGGAGCGCCGCACGGTTGATCATTACTCCGATATCGAAGTACGTACGCACGATCCGCTGCACGATCTCGTTAATCTCCACCCGAGACCGCAGTTCGGATGCGATATCCGGGTCCGAGTTCTCTTCGCTGTCCGCCCGCTCGATGAGTGACTCGCTACGGATTCGGCGAATCGCCCGATCGACCGCGGGGAACATCGACTCGTCAGGTACCAGCATCCGATATCCAGATTCCCGTAGCTCTGTTTCGGTCACCACGGCGGCGGTGAACAACAGTGTGGCGGGGATCGAGCGAGACGCCAGTACCGAGCCGACCCCGAGCATGTTGTAGGCGTCAGCGTCCGCGCCGTCACGGGACCGAATCGCCTTGGCCTTCATGCGATCCAGACACATTCCTATCGCTGCCTGCACAGTTCTGGGATATCCGTCATGGTCGAGAGTTTCGTCATTGAGAACGTACGCGTCGATCTTCATCAAGTACTGGTCGACGCCTTCCATAAGAACCGACAACGAACCGAAGTGGGCGGCGACGATCTGGATCACCAGCGGCCAGCCTTCGAATCGCTGAGCGACCGTGTTCAACGCTCGTGTCACGGCGGGGCTGTCGGCCACATTCATATCCAGTCGGGACGACAGCAGCGCCACAGACTCGTCATTCGGCATCGGGGGGACATCTACCGGACGGTAAGCCGTCCAGGCGACCGAGTTGTTCGATGTGATCAGAACATTCACACGACCGACGTGGGGTAGCCAGCCGGCGATGTCATCGGGGTGGTGCGCATTGTCGAAGACGATCAACCACCGGCCCGGGAAGGCCGCGATCGAGGCTCGGAACTGTTCGGCCACGTCTTCCGGCGCTAACTGCGGTTCGAGATCGTGTAAACCGAGCGTTCGCCGCTGCGCCACCACGGACGCAAGCACCGCGGCATCGGATTCGGCATCGATCCAGCACACACGGTCGTACGTATCGGACTCGGTGTGGGCATACATGGCGGCCAGCCGGGTCTTGCCCAACCCGGATCGCCCCAGGAGCGCACATCGGCGCGAGCGCCGTGAACGTACGTTGTCGAACCGCATACGGATCGCGGTCAGTTGCGCTTCCCGGACGATACCGTCTCCGGAGGGCACGTGATGTAGTCCGATCGCAGTTTCATAGGCGCCGACCGCCTCGGCAAGCACATGCGGTGATGTCGCCAGTAACGCGGTGAAAGCCGCCAAGGACACCGATCGAGCAGGGCTACCCTCATTCGTCGGCATTACCGTTTCGATGCCGGCCGCTCGTTCGAAAACCTCTGCAAGAGTGGACTTTTCAATCAGCAGAGCAGCCTTCTCGCCGAGAGCTAACCCGTGTTCCGATCGCCAATCCCGGACGCGCTGTCGAATCCGTCGGCGGATCGTCTGCGCCGTCTCCCCGGTGGCTTGGACATGCCCACGGCGAAGGCGAGCCACCGCCGCCGGATCTCGCGCTAACGCCGCCAAGTCCGCGGATGCGGTTGTCGACGCAGCCACGAGCACACCCAGCTGCGACACGAACTCGTCGTCGGCGAAGTGCTCTGTATCGCGGGCCGCCAGGAGGATGTTGTTCAGCTCGTTGATCTCACGGCCTGGACGTTCGTTCGTGGTGACTACGTACTCGGGGCAGTCGATCGATCCCACGAGCCGGATAAGGATTCGCAGCGCTTTCGCTGCGCTCATCGTGTTGGAGGCAGGGGCAGTCGTGGATTTGACCTGATGCACCGCAACAACACCGCGGTCGGGGTGGCGAATCGCGAAGTCGACCACATCCGGGTCTTCGGCATTGGCGTCCCCACTGTCCTCGATCACGACCTCCGCCCCCGAGGGCCAGTCGTCGGCGATACAGATCAGAAACGCTTCGATGGTGAACAGATACTGATAGAACAATCCCGAAGCGGCGCGGGCTCCCCCGTCCATGCGCAACATGACATCGAAGGTAGTCGATCAGAAGGCCGAGCTCGCGAAATCCGACTGTCAGGCCCGTTCGAATCAGGTGGATAGGAGGAGAATTGGGTGGCAATGAGACGAACGGACAAGTGGGACAGAATGATTGACGCACAAATACTCGCACCGCGACCAGCGGCTCGCCAATGCTATGAGTATGCGGGCGCACTTGCGGGAAGTGATCGCCGGTCTGACCACGACACGGTTACCGGCGAGGACGAGCGCGCACAGTAGCGTCGAGTACATCTGACGAGACGAGCCAGGTGGTCGCCGGGACCCTTCCTCAT
This region includes:
- a CDS encoding NB-ARC domain-containing protein, with the translated sequence MLRMDGGARAASGLFYQYLFTIEAFLICIADDWPSGAEVVIEDSGDANAEDPDVVDFAIRHPDRGVVAVHQVKSTTAPASNTMSAAKALRILIRLVGSIDCPEYVVTTNERPGREINELNNILLAARDTEHFADDEFVSQLGVLVAASTTASADLAALARDPAAVARLRRGHVQATGETAQTIRRRIRQRVRDWRSEHGLALGEKAALLIEKSTLAEVFERAAGIETVMPTNEGSPARSVSLAAFTALLATSPHVLAEAVGAYETAIGLHHVPSGDGIVREAQLTAIRMRFDNVRSRRSRRCALLGRSGLGKTRLAAMYAHTESDTYDRVCWIDAESDAAVLASVVAQRRTLGLHDLEPQLAPEDVAEQFRASIAAFPGRWLIVFDNAHHPDDIAGWLPHVGRVNVLITSNNSVAWTAYRPVDVPPMPNDESVALLSSRLDMNVADSPAVTRALNTVAQRFEGWPLVIQIVAAHFGSLSVLMEGVDQYLMKIDAYVLNDETLDHDGYPRTVQAAIGMCLDRMKAKAIRSRDGADADAYNMLGVGSVLASRSIPATLLFTAAVVTETELRESGYRMLVPDESMFPAVDRAIRRIRSESLIERADSEENSDPDIASELRSRVEINEIVQRIVRTYFDIGVMINRAALHLGSWLDYYLITHRYAEAVTLQPHSLAVLAHAGEWAGRNKQAIRYAATLAGNQANLLDIQGRSTEAARWLNFEMNLLLAQPNREYRLIAKTSAQLIQTLRLLDRAQQEILPHATTAIEALEQAAANDDRDWDAELVRHGLQAWVDTSLNKSHVTFQNIEPLRDLQRRVRALSTEFPADARALSIDTNSEINTLVAERQDERALEVIDTTLADLDRRDHLQRINLSTYRVEVLAHLHRTVDLTAQLDSLDTDLIAHPQIRAGIASSLLNACFALCTPLVDDGVDSTLHEQLDRILRLAADLLVSQYDRWCHALFSAYYASTQNSAVSVRSILTIATTLRPTNTPDTVTSTSELDHLQSWLSYWLECADCGRPVRWFDAAFSHIQYSSLDADSTPGPWLGVQVPGRWSTILSTASYHAYWLDDPSATALTADLRTIDTGDPVARIRIPQSAALLQITPMPITGLILTSDSHPHSQSHAYLQPFAP